DNA from Strix aluco isolate bStrAlu1 chromosome 2, bStrAlu1.hap1, whole genome shotgun sequence:
ATGTGCTTTGATCCTGGCTGATTACTGTTACCCAAGGAAGAGCGGTAACATCTCTATGGACTTgatgttgaaaaaaaaagtaaaataataataataataatgcatttttctgtaGGTAAAGAAGAGTGGTCTAGTTGTGGTGAAAAACATGAAGATTATCGGTCTTCACTGTTCCAGTACAGACTTGCATGCTGGCCAGATTGCACTCATTAAACACGGATCAAGACTTAAAAACTgtgatctttatttttccagaaaaccATGTTCAACTTGTTTAAAAATGATTGTAAATGGTAAGCAATGGTTGTAGTAGAGTAGGAGTAAATGTTATGCTTGTGATTGGTGGTATCAGAAAGCCTGTTTTCTCTTTGGACTGTCCCAGTTGTGAACGTCAATCCTTAACTTGTGTAGCCTGCACTGATATTTTGCACAGGGCTGCAAACAATATTGTGCATTTCCTGGAGCTGATGATCAAGAAACCAGGGTTTGCTACTGAGCCCCTATTTCTCTGTGCAACTGTTATTATTGGTGGTGCTTGTCTCTTGGTTGGGAGGCACTGCTGAGATTCTGACGTACCTGTTGCACTTTGCCAGAGCACCCTAAGTCTGATGACTAGGCCTAGATTGCTACATTTTTCCTTGCCTTCCTATTGCTTGTCAGTGGCACCAGAGGAAGGGTGGTTTTTATGCAGAAATCCCAGGGAGTACTTTCGGGTTTCCTTTTCCCAAGTGAGATGAAGACAAGTCAGATTACTCACTTCTTGAAATGTCATCTACTGGTACAGCCCTTCTGCAAATATTGGGTTTTAATCTCAGCAGCAACTTCTGTTAGTGCCAACTTTTTTGCATGGTGTTAAGGTATCTATTGTAGGTCAGATGCAAAATTAGGCTGCCACGAAGATCTCAGAACTTAGGAAATTCCAATTTTTGTCTACAGTCTGAATATCAAGTCTGATAAACTCTTGGTACTTGTATACGCTAGCGTTTTTGTTGTCCATATGCCACTGAAACAGCACCCATGGCCTTAAAGGAGTAAAAATAGGGTTAGGCAATAGTGTGGTGAAAATAAGGTTTGTGTTCTACTGTGCTCGCATGGTTCCTTTTTCTATGTTATCTTCTCTTCCAGCTGGGGTGAACAGGATTTCTTACTGGCCTGCAGATCCTGAAATCAGCTTGCAGAATGAGGCATCCAATCCCATCACTACTGATGACGCAAAGCTAGATGCCAAAGCAGTAGAAAGACTGAAGTCAAATAGCCGTgctcgtgtgtgtgtgttgcttcaGCCCTTGGTGTGCTATATGGTGCAATTTGTTGAAGAAACTTCCACCAAGTTTGATTTTATTCAAAAAATAGCAAAATCTCAGCCTGACTCAAATACTGACTTTTATACTGCATGTAGACAAGAGAGAATAAAAGAGTATGAAAGTTTATTTCTAATTTCAAATGAGGAAATGCACAAGCAAATATTGATGACAATAGGACTGGAGAACCTCTGTGAAAATCCATACTTCAGCAACCTTAGACAAAATATGAAAGATCTTGTCTTGGTCTTGGCAACAGTGGCTGCCAGTGTCCCTGTCTTTGGATGTTTTGGATTTTACAACAGCGAACCACAACGAACAAATGAAACAGACCATCAGGGTTTGCCCCAAGAAATTGCAAGGCACTGTATGATACAAGCCAGACTACTTGCATACCGGACAGGTGAGTCGTTACAGTAGTGGAGGAGGAATGGGTCTCAAGAGTAGAGCGAGTTCCTGATTTCAGTCTTACTTCTTTCAAATACTTCCTTGAGCAAGCTGCTGAATGCTGTTCCTACACCTGTGAAACAGGAGCAGCAGTATAGTAAAGACTCCACGGGGGTACATAGTATTGTGTGTGAAAATACCAAAAGTTTCCAAGAGAAAATCAGGGCAGGTATTTCACATACAGGGCTAGTAAAGCCTGGCTTGACAACATGTCCAACACCTGTCTGAAAATAGAATACAGTGACATTTAAATTCTTCAGGCTGCTCCGAGGCTCTTTTTTACAGGTGTTTCACAAgatgtttcttcagaaaagagCAGTGAAATAATACCCTTCCAGGAGGGCATCAAGTACAGTATTAAGTTTCCTATTTCCAATCTTATTAGTGAAAGTGATTATATATCTGATGGGGGGTTTCTTTGCAAAGATGCTGGACTTTTCACGTACAGGCTTTCAGGGTGGAAGGGTAGTTATTGACTATCTTTTCGTACAGATGATTTCTGTTAGCTACTTTATTCTGTCTGGGTAGCAATGCAGCAAACCTCCAAGTTCTTCCAGAGAACAGAACACAAAGACTTAAAACTTGGTGGTACTCCTTagtgatatttttttcatctagataggaaagctgcttttttaaaagccttgtaAGCAAATAAATAGTGCATATTTAAAGCTTATAACAAAACTAATCCCCCAATACgcacacacaaaaccaacctACCGAGTCAGGTGCTGAATGTGCCTTTTGACTTACTCAGACTTTGTTATTTGTAAAGATGAATCTTCACATTTTAGaacctttcccttttttgttttgttttttttttgtttgtgtggtttttttaatgtacccTCCGCAAATTTGGTTACCCAAAGTTGCAGAGAAGATTGCGTTTTTAGAAGTAATTCAGAAGCTTCATGGAACCAGTTGTGAGTTTTTTGTACAACTACTGTTGTACCAAGCAAGGTAGAGTGACCAAGCTTGAGTACTTATTCTTGGGgcagcaaaattcagttttatctGTGCTCTTCAGCCTGGACTCAGGTCTGTTTTTTGAGCAAACTCTTATTCCAGTTTAGTCCtggaatgaaattaaaataaataacagcaCACACATGTTTAGATGCTTTATTATATAGGCGGATATCAGGGGAACAAGATCATAGGATGCTTTCTACGCTGGCTTAATATACATCAGCAAATATGCAGAACATAAGTAAAATCAGCCCTCATAAAACATATCTTTGGCAGGAAGGACCCTCTGAGTGATTGTATATTGTAGTGATACTAAGGAATCACTAAGGAAATGGTTAATTGAAACAGCATCTTCTACAATATTAATCACTGGAAGCCCGAAACCTTTTCTTCTTGATATGCTCTGTTTTAACTGGTCAAGACTCTCATCAAGAGCTACTGGGGAAGATTTCCAAGTTCCATAAAAATCTTCCTAGTCGCATAATGAAAGTTCTGTTCCAGCCTTCCTGTGGTGGTGATACGAAACACCCCCCAAAATCCAGTTGTTAACATTTTGTCTCCAAATTACATACAAAATACAACTAATTTTGATAGGAATTCAGACCACAGAGCCATAAACTTAAGGAATGGCAGAATTAAGTAATTAAGTAGTAAACAACAAGGTTTTTATCAGTTTGCCATCTCACATCGGTGAACCTGTCTACATACATTCTTGGCACACATTTTCTTATCCAATATATGTATTGGTTGCTTTTTAACATTTGTGAACAAATGTACGTAGCAAAGTCTTAGAATGGCTGGCCTGGCAGTTAAAGCACACCCAGCTTTTGCACTAGACTCATAGACTTTGAAGCTCTTaatccttctgcatttcttttctccGTGAAGCAACAATTGTCCATGAAGCAACAATGAATGTTAATCGTTACTCTAGGATGTCATATGTTAATGTCTATTAATACAATAATATACATTAACAATGTATATTAATAATGTAACTTAGAAGTGCTTTATTTGTTATTTACGGCtaaaatgttctgtattttagAGGATCATAAAACAGGAGTTGGAGCTATTATTTGGgcagaagaaaaatcagtaagtattgaaaaattactttttcttgcaCTCACAATTCATACACTTGTATCTGCTTTGAGCTTGTTATTTTGCTTTAAGTCTATACACATGCATTTTCCATACAGATAGCTATAGAAAGCTTGCACTTCTCATTCTTTAGTAATTAAGTTAATGATCAGTTCATTGTTATGCTGTCAAAATGAAGGGGAAGTATAAATGAGTTTAGTAACTGCCACAGTGTCTCTGCCCAGCTTTTCAGTGTGCCTGCTTCCCTGGTGGTTGTCAGTTACTCCAGGTGTCCTGGCTACAGAGTTTTGTCACAGCTGTTGATCAGGCAGCGTGTGCCTACTCTGCACAGTACCTCTTTGCAGCTCTTTTTTGGAGATGTCTCAGTGCAATCATAGCCTGACAATCTCTGAGGATTTTTGTTGCAGTTGAAATGCTGTACTGGCTTTAGCACATTCCTTTTTGGATCAAAGTGATATTTTTCTACAAATATTGCTACTGTGTTTTTTCCCATCCAAGcataaagtttttatttctttatgtctCTGATTATGCATGTTACCAATCCCAGGAAGCCTCAGTCTTCATGCAGCTGCAACATACTCTTCatttgttttcagcatttcagtgatCAACTGCttattgctgttttgtttcttgttctgATTTCAATTGCCAGTTGCTACTTTGTCAGCCCACTGGTCACTGGGTCTGTTGAGATAGGTGAAACACAGTCTCTGGCACATCAGGCACTAACTCCAGCTGTCTTTAATTTTGTACATTGCAGAAAGGCTTAGGACTAAATCCTTCAGACTTTTTGCTCCTGCTATCAGTGTTACTTGCTAAAAGGAAAGCCCCTAAAGCCTGGTGCAGTGTGTCCTCTGCAGTGTTGCAGTTTGCCCTATGTGTGGCTCCTATGGAGCTTAATGGAGAAGCTCCATACAGGCCTGGAGCCGTTAGCAAGAACGGAGTTCTCTTTGAACTGCTGTAATGGCATGAACTGATAATGCAAAGGTATACATTGCACAACACTTTGACTTAGTACTCAGTTTAAATGTCTCCAACTTTGATGCTTTGCTTACTGTTGCAGAGAAGCTGTGATGGAACAGGAGCAATGTATTTTGTAGGCTGTGGTTACAATGCCTTTCCTGTTGGATCTGAATACGCTGATTTTCCACACATGGATGATAAACAAAAGGATCGGGAAATCAGAAAGTTCAGATACATTATACATGCAGAGCAGAATGCCTTGACATTCAGgtaatgggtttatttttaccACAGAAAAGAATGAGACAGTTCAGAAACAATTGCATGACAAATGCATGATGTCACTGTGATGAAGTGTTGATTGCAGTCACAGTCTTGTTTACGCCTGTGACGCAGAACTTGGATGTGCATGGACACAATCAGTTCCTGAGGTTTCGTCAGACTTCTTCAGTGAACTTGGTTTTTAAAGGATAATCACTCCAGTGCATGGCAGCTATCCTTCAGATACAGGCCACTGCCTCTGCTTCCTGCTAGGACCATGCTATAACCTGAAATACGGAACTGTGGTGATTGTTGAGGCTTCCGACACCAATATGTGTGGAGAGGTGGGATGGGTGTTTTGTTCACAGGTAATAAAACCAAATCAGATATCGTGTACGTGTGCACTTGAGTAGGAATAAGTTGCTTCTCAGACTACATAATGCAACACTTCTTTGCTTGCTCTTGTGAGGTATCAAGTTTGTCACCATTCAAAACTATCATCAAGATATAAactctgaaattctgttttctaaCTCCTTGTAGGTGTCGAGAAATAAAGCCAGATGAGAGAAGCATGATATTTGTGACAAAATGTCCGTGTGACGAATGTGTCCCTTTAATCAAAGGGGCTGGTATCAAGCAGATCTATGCAGGAGATGTTGatgctggaaaaaagaaagcagatataTCCTATATGAAGTTTGGTGAACTTGAGGGTGTAAACAAATTTACAGTAAGTGTCTAAATATACTATATTCTAAAAACTCTGGGCAGccttggaggggaggggggagtgagcagccaTCTGCAGCCAGTGTAGAGGAGGGTTTTCTTGTGCTGTTTAGTCAAGTGAGTGGAATTGAGAGATTGCTTTGTCACGACACTGAGGAGAAGTGCTGTGCCATATGCCAGAAGGCGGGGCCAAGtgtgtctgttttctgtaattttgttgcAGATTTCGCTCTAACTTGTTGCTGTTTGAGGTGGTCTCTTCACACTCTGAAGTTCTCTCCCAGCCTCCCTgtcacagcacagcagctggtGTGGGAGATCACTGTGTGATTTTTGTAGGCCCTTCCAGCAGCACCTGAAAGAGGCGTGGTGGGTTTTGAAGGTGGCCAAGAGCACCTGCATTCAGGTTGCTCACTGTGACAAACTGCAGCACTATCAGTTTGTGCAGGCTCGCTTCCCCTTCTCAAGGGAGTCACAGTGCATCGCTTAATAGCTTTTTATCCTCAAAGAAGTGTGTGTTGGAGAGGGAGCCCTTCATTTCCCACCTCACCCCTAGTCATGCCTTACAGTGAAGAATTGTAGggtactttttctttctccctttgctctttcttctgtcttctggAATAagtaaactttttcttcttttaccagTGGCAACTAAATCCATTGCACAGTAATGCCCTTGAATTCCATGACACCACTGCCAGGGAAAGtaagtattttttcattaattcattttatgACTGAAATCAATAAGGGGGATCACATTTTAAACAAACCTTGAATTGCTCTGGGATTGATTAGTCTTAATTAATCTTGATTTCGATTAGTTAAATCATGCTACGAAAACTGCTCTGAGCTTTTTGAATATATGAACTAATGGTAAGTCAAAACCAAATGCTTGGCATTGGCGCACATGGTACAAAATCTAGTAATAGTATTATCATAGTTGACGATATGCTGGGTTGCACGTAGATCATTTCAGACTACTTTAtcatgttttaaattttgttctatAAAAACTTTTTATCTTGTGTTCTATAACAAGTGCTGTTCGTTTTCAAGAGAAGTGGGATTCCTCCAAGTCATTTAAATATGTTCTGCAGAACATTTCTTTTATGAAGTAGAATCTATGCCAATGCTTTTCaatcaacatttatttttgtgtgtatatatacacatatataatataAAGGCCATAAAATCCTTGTTGACCTGCACCCCTGTAGCAAAGGAGCTGTCATCTTCTGAAAACAGAGTTTAGATGAATCTTATGTTGAAGCCTTTTTCTGCTACAAAAGGGACCCACCATTGGCATCTACTGTCAGCTATCAGCCCTTAAAATGTTTCTTATCGAGAGGGGAAAATAATGTGGAAAAAGAAGCTAAATAATTTTTGTGCCTCAAGCATGAAGGTATGGAGCATAGAGACAGGGAGTTGGGAGTTACTCAAAGCATTGAG
Protein-coding regions in this window:
- the CDADC1 gene encoding cytidine and dCMP deaminase domain-containing protein 1, which encodes MHGAEEAAVAAGGPRVSAASTQTDSMAGQMPRLSKVNLFTLFSLWMELFPSAEQQKKSQVKKSGLVVVKNMKIIGLHCSSTDLHAGQIALIKHGSRLKNCDLYFSRKPCSTCLKMIVNAGVNRISYWPADPEISLQNEASNPITTDDAKLDAKAVERLKSNSRARVCVLLQPLVCYMVQFVEETSTKFDFIQKIAKSQPDSNTDFYTACRQERIKEYESLFLISNEEMHKQILMTIGLENLCENPYFSNLRQNMKDLVLVLATVAASVPVFGCFGFYNSEPQRTNETDHQGLPQEIARHCMIQARLLAYRTEDHKTGVGAIIWAEEKSRSCDGTGAMYFVGCGYNAFPVGSEYADFPHMDDKQKDREIRKFRYIIHAEQNALTFRCREIKPDERSMIFVTKCPCDECVPLIKGAGIKQIYAGDVDAGKKKADISYMKFGELEGVNKFTWQLNPLHSNALEFHDTTARENGVQKTKSLDDQQHQNKKLCLVCLYKGDKAIGMAIVARNS